From the genome of Callithrix jacchus isolate 240 chromosome 7, calJac240_pri, whole genome shotgun sequence, one region includes:
- the KNCN gene encoding kinocilin has product MGRCSPALSSAGDKEKRLCDGIQQCARGLTTPENCGLQEDPGFLLLAYPFLKARFNLEHILPTTGSLRIHPHPRPDHGEGRSSTNGNKEGARSSLSTVSRTLEKLKPGA; this is encoded by the exons ATGGGCAGATGCTCTCCAGCCCTTTCCTCAGCAGGAGACAAAGAGAAGAGACTTTGTGATGGAATTCAGCAATGTGCCCGTGGCCTTACCACACCTGAGAACTGTGGCCTCCAAGAGGATCCAG GGTTCCTCCTCTTGGCCTACCCCTTCCTGAAGGCTCGGTTCAACCTGGAACACATCCTGCCTACCACGG GGAGCCTAAGAATCCATCCCCATCCGAGGCCAGACCATGGGGAAGGAAGATCCAGCACCAACGGCAACAAGGAAG GAGCCCGCAGCAGCCTGTCCACCGTGAGCAGGACCCTGGAGAAGCTGAAACCAGGGGCCTGA